Proteins encoded in a region of the Fundulus heteroclitus isolate FHET01 chromosome 2, MU-UCD_Fhet_4.1, whole genome shotgun sequence genome:
- the alpk3a gene encoding alpha-protein kinase 3 isoform X1, whose translation MHVYDRRLQIPLTRSGSKATPTALQWFIYLGISLYICSFCELPWWTMTSRRPMTRSFSGNGRTSSFSEEEGGSSNGRSESRNTYLSNVRPENSYSRYSHYRPARSTLCSVMAQLTEDVQPSFETTLKSKAVSENCNVKFTCVVSGYPAPELKWYKDDMEMDRYCGLPKYEIRRNGKTHTLHIYNCTLDDAAIYQVSASNSKGIVSCSGVLEVGTMNEYKIHQRFFAKLKQKAEKKKRDVEDKGKKDNKENIQKEEQRSSPEHSHRKRSVPPLEEKPVVNNSAAAEPPGDAAESKAVTSASTDTRDYTSVNSSLDKEESEEALAKKRIKRSNSVDTGVNSSISKSHTMGSGGENSYDGGIGLAQFLAETLQSQSAEENQEEKPKEADMETLKEDKENEMEVTQNTLEEQDKEECTKEKERHEELVIESENKREKQPEVTHTSKLQKSSSPGVKHHYKGQKDHEQHNIQASISSMLHSVKDFFFGKSKKDSHSISHTQNEDEGLDHPAVLAEPEPDMPPSLQLQAEHSSEVLKHMAEDAAPMETDKAAEPSESVEQHAEPLKFNCEGADLPADHQLLPETKEECAKKNIGEGDGNVEAMEVSTEAESSSSAEEKSLSGYQVHAEDEKKDSEIVSVINEELVLQTPDPNSGREEPLSQKDKEHSLQSTLLKVEDGCTPLQSVISVTENHNREAALTETLEKEEACVVDKEKPDTEKDHPTHQLSKEEKAEVKSNKQSDLDINKSEITKISAGSSEDRLEPCESDTRAQVLSALPAAEAHAAEKSRLKEDAKRSSLIQEMNEGLPPSEVPQCLAVGDQKNQQEGAPVGGEITADHQHTSTPSSHFEERHVGKEEFSSATQDDVEMNWCNSLKTQEQVSLRDDGREARSESLQLESIKDAGLDEEGLREQENASNTNVLEENSNISNGKISGLGWTGGHGCNTVNIPSIQISSTEDIPDNTPSMPEMNPSEECIIPTIKIMEPDLKECTLPLSILALNKPDLNNLQMHDATHESKTGIQDERVADFPGTFPTHRGMQRNDDLSPKDKTKEVVQELHERQSSEQPPLTEYASIPVINILCSDDLEGNALGDSGGRATEKAFGTPTEFVVPPISVSCHEREVELKLPSPTKRTESETSAGTQRETQQGVSENLSEKSQTPRAKKDVKEIVEKSLKENALTAVSETPVPKVGGGTPTFSKPIEDGVVPVSLKQKSPKDAKRESSVSVEDFLKNRPSVERLSSKPPTYPSLSPSSLRKFMAKAAPDLDNETTANIPAISVEDRQSDRAEEDFSGGSTPTSSLSCESSPRLKRRDSLTLIRSATPEELASGARRKIFIPKREEELEGAVFSVLEGKKESPYMSPSQARRAALLQASTGQKTPPMERRSPLMSRRKATLEVPKVVEEAPAPEPTSAKVEEKTAGKKTDPLKAPQVIRKIRGEPFPDASGHLKLWCQFFNVLCDSSIKWFKDEEEILQMKRSGGDESQVALAIVHASSQDCGVYGCTISNEYGNDTTDFLLSEEILSEFLLKEDLEVGEEIEMTPLLFTKGLADSGTWGEKYFGRILTETVHIGEGCTHKASRVKVIYGLDPIFESGSTCILKVRNPIAYGTKQETLAERNLDIAKQECKVQDMVREYCKIFAAEARVNENFGFSLEVIPRYLIHRPANSVPYATVEADLTGEFGKYCTIDAKGKLFSQNISELEQKCCAFQHWIHQWTHGNLLVTQLEGVETKITNVKVVTKSKGYQGLTECGSPEVFDQFLTHHQCNYYCGLLGLRALKTDLQQPAKLKGPRSPLLNRKLGSNSPQLQRKGQSPQMSRKAAISPKIARKAQETEDSNSAGKQKPSERLTVPELR comes from the exons ATGCATGTCTATGACAGGCGCTTACAGATTCCCCTCACACGCTCCGGCTCCAAAGCAACACCGACAGCTCTTCAATG gttTATATATCTGGGAATTTCTCTCTATATATGTTCTTTTTGTGAACTGCCCTGGTGGACGATGACTTCAAGGAGGCCAATGACTCGCTCATTTTCTGGCAATGGGAGAACCAGCAGCTTCAGCGAAGAGGAGGGCGGCTCTTCCAATGGCCGCTCCGAGAGCCGCAACACTTATCTGTCCAATGTCAGGCCTGAAAACAG CTATTCAAGGTATTCTCACTACAGACCAGCGAG GAGCACGCTGTGCAGCGTCATGGCCCAGCTGACCGAGGACGTCCAGCCCTCTTTTGAGACCACGCTGAAATCCAAGGCCGTGTCAGAGAACTGTAACGTGAAATTCACCTGCGTCGTGTCAG GTTACCCGGCTCCAGAACTGAAATGGTATAAAGACGACATGGAAATGGACCGCTACTGTGGACTCCCCAAATATGAAATCCGCCGAAATGGAAAAACTCACACTCTTCATATTTACAA ctgcaCATTGGATGATGCAGCGATCTACCAGGTCTCGGCCAGCAATAGCAAAGGTATTGTCTCCTGCTCTGGAGTTTTGGAGGTCGGTACCATGAATGAATACAAGATCCACCAGCGATTCTTTGCAAAGCtgaagcagaaagcagagaagaagaaaagggacGTTGAGGACAAGGGCAAGAAggacaataaagaaaacattcagaaaGAAGAGCAGCGGAGTAGCCCCGAGCATTCACACAGGAAACGCTCCGTGCCGCCACTGGAGGAGAAGCCAGTGGTCAACAACTCTGCGGCCGCAGAGCCGCCAGGAGATGCTGCAGAATCAAAGGCAGTTACGTCAGCAAGCACAGATACAAGAGATTATACCTCTGTAAACAGTTCTTTGGATAAGGAGGAATCAGAGGAAGCACTGGCTAAAAAGAGAATAAAGAGGTCAAACAGTGTAGACACGGGGGTCAACAGCAGCATTAGCAAAAGTCACACGATGGGCAGTGGAGGTGAAAATTCATACGATGGAGGCATCGGTCTAGCACAGTTTTTGGCGGAGACTCTTCAGTCTCAATCTGCTGAGGAGAATCAAGAGGAGAAACCCAAGGAGGCAGACATGGAAACTTTAAAGGaagataaagaaaatgaaatggaGGTGACACAAAACACGTTAGAAGAGCAGGACAAAGAAGAATGcacaaaagagaaagagagacacgAGGAATTAGTGATAGAAAGcgaaaataaaagagaaaaacagccAGAGGTGACCCACACTAGCAAACTCCAGAAGTCCAGTAGTCCAGGAGTCAAACATCACTACAAGGGTCAAAAAGATCACGAGCAGCACAATATTCAGGCCTCCATCTCCTCCATGCTGCACTCTGTTAAAGACTTCTTCTTTGGTAAGAGCAAGAAAGACTCTCACAGTATCTCACACACGCAGAATGAAGATGAAGGTCTTGACCACCCAGCAGTGCTTGCTGAGCCTGAACCAGACATGCCTCCATCACTTCAGCTGCAAGCAGAACATAGTTCAGAGGTGCTCAAGCACATGGCGGAGGACGCCGCGCCAATGGAAACCGATAAAGCAGCGGAGCCCTCGGAAAGCGTGGAGCAACACGCAGAACCGCTTAAATTCAACTGTGAAGGAGCAGATTTACCAGCCGATCATCAACTGCTTCCAGAGACCAAGGAAGAATGTGCAAAAAAGAATATAGGAGAGGGTGATGGGAACGTGGAAGCCATGGAGGTATCTACAgaggcagagagcagcagtTCAGCGGAGGAAAAGTCATTGTCTGGGTATCAAGTTCACGCCGAG GATGAAAAGAAAGACTCAGAGATTGTTTCGGTCATTAACGAGGAGCTCGTTCTTCAAACCCCTGATCCCAATTCTGGAAGAGAGGAACCTTTATCTCAAAAAGATAAAGAGCACTCCCTCCAATCCACCCTTCTTAAGGTAGAAGACGGCTGCACTCCCCTTCAAAGTGTTATCTCAGTGACTGAAAACCATAACCGTGAAGCAGCGCTTACGGAAACTCTGGAAAAGGAGGAGGCCTGTGTTGTTGACAAAGAAAAGCCTGACACTGAAAAAGATCACCCCACCCACCAGCTTTCTAAGGAGGAGAAAGCTGAAgtgaaatcaaacaaacaatCTGACTTGGATATAAATAAGTCAGAGATTACAAAAATATCTGCAGGTTCTTCGGAAGACCGACTTGAGCCGTGTGAATCTGATACAAGAGCTCAGGTGCTGTCTGCTCTTCCTGCTGCGGAAGCTCACGCCGCAGAGAAGTCTCGTTTAAAAGAAGACGCGAAACGCTCTTCGCTTATTCAGGAAATGAACGAAGGACTTCCCCCGTCTGAAGTCCCACAGTGTTTAGCGGTGGGTGACCAAAAAAATCAACAGGAAGGAGCCCCTGTAGGTGGGGAAATCACGGCTGACCATCAGCATACAAGCACGCCGAGTTCACACTTTGAGGAGAGGCACGTGGGGAAAGAGGAATTCAGTTCTGCCACACAGGATGATGTCGAGATGAACTGGTgcaacagtttaaaaacacaagaGCAGGTGTCTCTGCGAGATGATGGCAGAGAAGCAAGGAGTGAAAGTTTGCAGCTAGAGTCAATAAAAGATGCGGGACTTGATGAAGAAGGGTTGAGAGAACAAGAGAATGCAAGTAACACTAATGTTCTGGAGGAAAACAGTAATATTTCCAATGGAAAAATCAGTGGTTTAGGTTGGACTGGTGGACATGGTTGCAACACAGTAAATATTCCATCAATCCAAATATCTAGCACCGAAGACATCCCAGATAATACACCATCTATGCCAGAGATGAACCCGAGCGAAGAATGCATAATCCCAACCATCAAAATAATGGAACCTGATCTGAAAGAGTGCACTTTGCCTCTAAGTATTTTGGCACTAAACAAGCCTGATCTAAATAATTTGCAAATGCATGATGCAACTCATGAGTCGAAGACAGGAATCCAAGACGAGAGGGTGGCTGATTTCCCAGGCACGTTCCCCACGCACAGAGGAATGCAGCGAAACGATGACCTCTCAcctaaagacaaaacaaaggaaGTTGTTCAAGAACTGCACGAGCGCCAAAGCAGTGAACAGCCCCCTCTGACGGAATATGCTTCAATTCCTGTCATAAATATTTTGTGCAGTGATGACCTGGAGGGCAACGCACTGGGTGACAGCGGTGGTCGGGCGACAGAAAAGGCTTTCGGAACGCCAACAGAGTTTGTGGTCCCTCCGATATCTGTTTCGTGTCATGAAAGAGAAGTTGAGCTCAAACTGCCCTCTCCCACCAAGAGGACAGAAAGCGAAACTTCAGCTGGCACGCAAAGGGAAACACAACAGGGTGTCAGTGAAAACCTGAGTGAGAAGTCTCAAACGCCTCGAGCAAAAAAAGACGTAAAGGAAATTGTTGAAAAGAGCCTAAAAGAGAACGCACTAACAGCAGTGAGCGAAACTCCAGTACCGAAGGTTGGTGGCGGTACTCCAACCTTCAGTAAACCGATAGAGGACGGTGTTGTCCCTGTATCCCTAAAGCAAAAGTCCCCAAAAGATGCTAAAAGAGAGAGTTCTGTGTCGGTTGAGGATTTCCTAAAAAACCGACCATCAGTTGAGAGACTAAGCTCCAAACCCCCAACGTACCCTTCTTTAAGTCCATCCAGCCTACGCAAGTTTATGGCCAAAGCAGCTCCGGACTTAGACAACGAGACCACGGCCAACATCCCCGCAATCTCCGTGGAAGATCGACAGAGCGACAGGGCGGAGGAGGATTTCAGCGGGGGCTCGACGCCGACGTCATCCCTGTCCTGCGAGAGCAGCCCCCGGCTCAAGCGCCGGGACAGCCTGACGCTCATACGTTCTGCCACCCCCGAGGAGTTGGCCTCTGGAGCTCGCCGCAAAATCTTCATCccaaagagagaagaggagctGGAAGGAGCCGTGTTTAGCGTGCTGGAGGGCAAGAAGGAGAGCCCCTATATGTCACCGAGCCAGGCTCGCAGAGCTGCGCTGCTGCAAGCCTCCACGGGACAGAAAACCCCACCGATGGAGAGGCGCTCTCCGCTGATGAGTCGCAGAAAGGCCACGCTGGAGGTGCCCAAGGTTGTGGAGGAGGCCCCTGCCCCAGAACCAACCAGCGCTAAGGTAGAGGAAAAAACAGCTGGAAAGAAGACAGACCCTTTGAAAG CTCCTCAAGTAATCCGTAAGATCAGAGGAGAGCCCTTTCCAGATGCGTCGGGACACCTGAAGCTGTGGTGCCAGTTCTTCAACGTGCTCTGTGACTCCAGCATTAAGTGGTTCAAAGACGAAGAGGAAATACTCCAGATGAAGAGAAG tgGAGGAGATGAAAGCCAAGTTGCTCTTGCAATTGTACATGCATCCAGCCAAGACTGTGGTGTTTATGGGTGTACAATCAGTAATGAATACGGGAACGACACAACGGACTTCCTGCTCAGTGAAGAAA TTTTGTCTGAATTCCTACTCAAGGAAGACTTGGAAG TTGGAGAGGAGATTGAGATGACCCCACTGCTGTTCACCAAAGGCCTGGCAGACAGCGGCACCTGGGGTGAGAAGTACTTTGGCCGCATTTTAACCGAGACTGTCCACATCGGAGAGGGCTGCACTCACAAAGCCAGCAGGGTTAAGGTTATCTATGGCCTAGATCCTATCTTTGAGTCCGGAAGCACCTGTATCCTCAAAGTTCGCAACCCCATTGCGTACGGAACCAAACAGGAGACCCTTGCGGAGAGAAATTTGGATATTGCAAAGCAA gaATGTAAAGTCCAAGACATGGTCCGAGAATACTGTAAGATATTTGCAGCTGAAGCGAGAGTAAATGAAAACTTTGGCTTTTCATTAGA AGTGATCCCTCGGTATCTAATTCACCGGCCTGCCAACTCAGTGCCGTATGCCACGGTGGAGGCTGATCTCACGGGAGAGTTTGGGAAATATTGTACGATAGATGCCAAAGGAAAGCTGttttcacaaaacatttcagaGCTGGAGCAGAAATGCTGCGCGTTCCAGCACTGGATCCATCAGTGGACACACGGAAACTTGCTAGTCACTCAGCTGGAGG gtGTTGAGACAAAGATAACAAATGTTAAAGTTGTGACCAAGTCGAAAGG ATACCAAGGACTAACTGAATGCGGCTCGCCGGAAGTGTTTGACCAGTTCCTGACGCATCATCAGTGCAACTACTACTGTGGGCTCCTTGGGCTTCGGGCGCTGAAAACAGATCTGCAACAGCCGGCCAAACTAAAAGGCCCCAGAAGCCCCCTGCTCAACCGAAAGCTGGGCTCCAACAGCCCCCAGCTGCAGCGAAAAGGGCAAAGCCCGCAGATGTCTAGAAAAGCAGCCATTAGCCCAAAGATAGCCAGAAAGGCTCAGGAAACAGAGGACAGTAACTCAGCAGGGAAACAAAAGCCCTCAGAAAGGCTTACTGTCCCTGAACTGAGGTAG